From a single Geothermobacter ehrlichii genomic region:
- a CDS encoding metallopeptidase family protein, with protein sequence MRRADFERLVERTLAALPSPYAERLLNLVILVEDRADAETLAEVGYDDPAELLGYFRGTPLTLRTHDQIDLGPDMIFLYQEAIEDEARCTGLSVRQVVRETLWHEIAHYFGFSEEEMDCIEALWAEEEG encoded by the coding sequence ATGAGGCGGGCGGATTTCGAACGGCTGGTGGAACGGACCCTTGCCGCCCTGCCTTCGCCCTATGCCGAGCGGCTGCTCAACCTTGTCATCCTGGTCGAGGACCGGGCCGATGCCGAAACTCTGGCCGAAGTCGGCTATGACGATCCCGCCGAGCTGCTTGGCTATTTTCGCGGCACGCCGCTGACGCTTAGGACGCACGACCAGATCGATCTCGGTCCGGACATGATCTTTCTCTATCAGGAGGCGATCGAGGACGAGGCGCGTTGCACGGGGCTGTCGGTCCGTCAGGTGGTGCGCGAAACCCTGTGGCACGAAATCGCCCACTATTTCGGTTTCAGTGAGGAGGAGATGGACTGC
- a CDS encoding GMP reductase has protein sequence MRVETDVKLGFKDVLIRPKRSTLKSRSEVVLEREFTFLHSRRRWKGVPIIASNMDTVGTFEAATVLARHGLLTAIHKHYGLDAWRAFLQDRDEAIGERVMVSTGTRDEDYTQLRSILQEFPQLHFICIDVANGYAEAFVEFVARVRQEYPDRTIVAGNVVTGEMVEELLLTGADIVKVGIGPGSVCTTRVKTGVGYPQLSAVIECADAAHGLGGRIISDGGCTCAGDVAKAFGGGADFVMLGGMLAGHDESGGELVQRSGRQYKLFYGMSSATAMEKYAGGVADYRSSEGKVVEVPYRGPIESTVLDILGGLRSACTYVGAGALRELSKRTTFIRVMEQESRVFG, from the coding sequence ATGCGCGTCGAAACCGATGTCAAGCTGGGATTCAAGGATGTTCTCATCCGCCCCAAGCGTTCGACCCTGAAAAGCCGGTCCGAGGTGGTCCTGGAGCGGGAATTCACCTTTCTGCACAGCCGGCGGCGCTGGAAGGGCGTCCCCATCATCGCCTCCAACATGGACACCGTCGGCACCTTCGAGGCGGCGACGGTGCTGGCCCGGCACGGGCTGCTGACCGCCATCCACAAGCACTACGGCCTGGACGCCTGGCGGGCCTTTCTGCAAGACCGCGACGAGGCGATCGGCGAGCGGGTGATGGTCAGCACCGGCACCCGGGACGAGGACTACACCCAGCTGCGTTCCATTCTGCAGGAATTTCCGCAGCTACATTTCATCTGCATCGATGTTGCCAACGGCTACGCCGAGGCTTTTGTCGAATTTGTCGCCCGCGTGCGGCAGGAGTATCCCGACAGGACCATCGTCGCCGGCAACGTGGTGACCGGCGAGATGGTCGAGGAGCTGCTGCTGACCGGCGCTGACATCGTCAAGGTGGGCATCGGTCCCGGTTCGGTCTGCACCACCCGGGTGAAGACCGGGGTCGGCTATCCGCAACTTTCGGCGGTGATCGAATGCGCCGACGCCGCCCATGGCCTGGGAGGACGCATCATCTCCGACGGCGGCTGCACCTGCGCCGGCGATGTCGCCAAGGCCTTTGGCGGCGGCGCCGATTTCGTCATGCTTGGCGGCATGCTGGCCGGTCACGACGAGAGCGGCGGCGAGCTGGTGCAGCGCAGCGGCCGGCAGTACAAGCTCTTTTACGGCATGAGTTCGGCGACGGCGATGGAAAAATACGCCGGCGGCGTCGCCGACTACCGCTCATCCGAAGGGAAGGTAGTCGAAGTGCCCTATCGCGGTCCGATCGAGTCGACGGTGCTTGACATTCTCGGCGGTCTGCGTTCGGCCTGCACCTATGTCGGGGCCGGGGCGCTGCGGGAGCTGTCGAAGCGAACGACGTTTATTCGGGTGATGGAGCAGGAAAGCCGGGTTTTCGGCTGA
- a CDS encoding AMP-dependent synthetase/ligase → MPQTFRYETLFHVFLNTCEKHADRAAFIYRADGQEFQVSYRKFFEDVLLLTRAFAEKHIRKGTRVLLLSDNRYGWIVTDMALMALGAVSVPRGSEVPSQELDFIMRHSGCEFLICETDELLKKHQEVIDQLPDLKIRFIIASEKRHKFLRPVYAYQDLLEDRTITDEDVAWFKGLADQLGRDDLVTLVYTSGTTGTPKGVQLLHRNLLYQVEELPKLINLTHEDRWLSILPTWHIFERAVEYIAIAAGSCTVYSSLKTFSDDLTRYRPTLVASVPRLWESLYTKVNNALEKQSPSKARLFLGLVAVSARYRRCARELRGHLPRFAPVPLPVRIWRKLAALGNCALLWPLYRLAQRKLSLVQEKFGGRLRIAISGGGALPPYLDQWLDAIGIRIANAYGMTECAPGIAGRGLHCEIFGTLGPPFPGTEIRIVDEDGNEVPPGREGEVQVRGPQVMPGYYNNDEENRKSFTEDGFFNTGDLGKLTLGGELVLTGRSKEIIVLASGENIDPTNIEATITMLPFVSDAVLVGQDQKGLGALIVPDREKLKEFVASKISKVLSETEDFLHDKRVVERIRQEINRLLQPKRGFKPYEKLRNISFLEDEFKVGEELTNTLKKKRHVIERKYQDLVKRLLK, encoded by the coding sequence ATGCCGCAGACCTTTCGCTACGAAACCCTCTTCCACGTCTTTCTCAACACCTGCGAGAAACACGCCGACCGCGCCGCCTTCATCTACCGGGCCGACGGCCAGGAATTTCAGGTCAGCTACCGCAAGTTCTTCGAGGACGTCCTGCTGCTGACCCGGGCTTTCGCCGAAAAACATATCCGTAAAGGCACACGGGTGCTGCTGCTATCGGACAACCGCTACGGCTGGATCGTAACCGACATGGCACTGATGGCCCTGGGAGCGGTCAGCGTGCCGCGCGGCAGCGAAGTCCCCAGTCAGGAACTCGATTTCATCATGCGCCATTCCGGCTGCGAATTTTTGATCTGCGAAACCGACGAACTGCTCAAGAAGCATCAGGAAGTCATCGACCAGCTCCCGGATCTGAAGATCCGCTTCATCATCGCCTCGGAAAAGCGCCACAAGTTTCTGCGGCCGGTCTACGCCTACCAGGACCTGCTCGAGGACCGCACCATCACCGACGAGGATGTCGCCTGGTTCAAAGGGCTGGCCGACCAGCTTGGCCGTGACGACCTGGTGACCCTGGTCTACACCTCGGGCACTACCGGCACCCCCAAGGGAGTGCAGCTGCTGCACCGCAACCTGCTCTACCAGGTCGAGGAGTTGCCGAAGCTGATCAATCTCACCCACGAGGACCGCTGGCTGTCGATTCTACCCACCTGGCACATCTTTGAACGGGCGGTCGAGTACATCGCCATTGCCGCCGGCAGCTGTACCGTCTACTCGTCGCTGAAGACCTTCTCCGACGATTTGACCCGCTACCGGCCAACTCTGGTCGCCTCGGTGCCGCGGCTGTGGGAATCCCTCTACACCAAGGTCAACAACGCCCTGGAAAAACAGAGCCCGAGCAAAGCGCGCCTGTTCCTGGGACTGGTCGCCGTATCGGCCCGCTACCGCCGCTGCGCCCGTGAATTACGCGGCCACCTGCCGCGCTTTGCGCCGGTGCCCCTTCCGGTGCGCATCTGGCGCAAGCTGGCGGCCCTCGGCAACTGCGCACTGCTCTGGCCCCTCTACCGCCTGGCCCAGCGCAAGCTGAGCCTGGTGCAGGAAAAATTCGGCGGCCGGCTGCGCATCGCCATCAGTGGCGGCGGTGCCCTCCCTCCGTATCTCGACCAATGGCTCGACGCCATCGGCATCCGCATCGCCAACGCCTACGGCATGACCGAATGCGCACCGGGGATCGCCGGCCGCGGCCTGCATTGCGAAATCTTCGGTACCCTGGGGCCGCCCTTCCCGGGCACCGAAATCCGCATCGTCGACGAGGATGGAAACGAAGTTCCGCCCGGCCGGGAAGGCGAGGTGCAGGTGCGCGGGCCGCAGGTGATGCCGGGCTACTACAACAACGACGAGGAAAACCGCAAGTCCTTCACCGAGGACGGCTTCTTCAACACCGGCGACCTGGGCAAGCTGACCCTGGGCGGCGAGCTGGTGCTGACCGGCCGCTCCAAGGAGATCATCGTTCTGGCCAGCGGCGAGAACATCGACCCGACCAACATCGAGGCGACCATCACCATGCTCCCCTTCGTCAGTGACGCGGTGCTGGTCGGACAGGATCAGAAGGGGCTGGGCGCCTTGATCGTTCCCGACCGGGAAAAACTGAAGGAGTTCGTCGCCAGCAAGATTTCCAAAGTACTGAGCGAAACCGAGGATTTTCTGCACGACAAGCGGGTGGTCGAGCGCATCCGGCAGGAGATCAACCGCCTGCTGCAGCCGAAAAGAGGCTTCAAGCCCTACGAAAAGCTGCGCAACATCAGTTTTCTCGAGGATGAATTCAAGGTCGGCGAAGAGCTGACCAACACCCTGAAAAAGAAACGCCACGTCATCGAGCGCAAGTACCAGGACCTGGTCAAACGCCTGCTGAAATGA
- a CDS encoding AAA family ATPase produces MARRIFVAATGQNIGKTTVCLSLLHLARKKYARVGFIKPLGPKPTDVGGIVVDKDAALMAGVFGMEAHLRYLSPVVVPPGMTRDVIDGRVSTAMLRERLLQAFEVLDRDCDFLVIEGSGHPGVGSVLGLSNARIAAMLGASVLMVTGGGVGNVVDGVAAQSALFEKEGVAVRAILVNKLVAEKRERTLDYLRRAFSDVPLQVLGGFNYQPILANPTLRRIAKVLDLPLHGCHDDLGRIIHHVQIGAASTHRVAELLRKDSLLIVTSSRDELLVTIANLYTIPEYREKIVGLVIPGRQPVDRITQLILDRSGIPYFRTTRTTTAELYQLITDDVSKLTPEDTEKLDLLRELAEMRLDFDQIDQLVASSR; encoded by the coding sequence ATGGCCCGCAGGATTTTCGTCGCCGCCACCGGCCAGAACATCGGCAAGACCACGGTCTGCCTGTCGCTGTTGCATCTGGCGCGCAAAAAATACGCCCGGGTCGGTTTTATCAAGCCGCTCGGGCCCAAGCCCACTGATGTCGGCGGGATTGTCGTCGACAAGGATGCCGCCCTGATGGCCGGGGTCTTCGGTATGGAGGCGCATTTGCGCTACCTGTCGCCGGTGGTGGTGCCGCCGGGCATGACGCGGGATGTCATCGACGGTCGGGTTTCCACCGCCATGCTGCGCGAGCGGCTGCTGCAGGCTTTCGAGGTGCTTGACCGGGACTGTGATTTTCTGGTGATCGAGGGCTCGGGGCATCCCGGCGTCGGTTCGGTGCTCGGCCTGTCCAACGCCCGCATCGCTGCAATGCTCGGCGCTTCGGTGCTGATGGTGACCGGCGGCGGTGTCGGCAACGTGGTCGACGGGGTGGCGGCCCAGAGTGCCCTGTTCGAAAAGGAAGGGGTCGCGGTGCGGGCGATTCTGGTCAACAAGCTGGTGGCGGAAAAGCGGGAGCGCACCCTCGACTACCTGCGCCGCGCCTTCAGCGACGTCCCGCTGCAGGTGCTGGGCGGCTTCAACTACCAACCGATTCTGGCCAACCCGACCTTGCGGCGCATCGCCAAGGTGCTCGACCTGCCGCTGCACGGCTGCCACGACGATCTGGGGCGCATCATTCACCACGTGCAGATCGGCGCCGCCTCGACCCACCGGGTGGCCGAGCTGCTCAGGAAGGATTCCCTGCTCATCGTCACCAGCAGCCGCGACGAACTGCTGGTGACCATCGCCAATCTCTACACCATTCCCGAATACCGGGAAAAGATCGTCGGGTTGGTCATCCCCGGCCGGCAGCCGGTCGACCGCATCACCCAGCTCATCCTCGACCGCAGCGGCATCCCCTACTTTCGCACCACCCGAACCACCACCGCCGAGCTCTACCAGCTGATCACCGACGACGTCTCCAAGCTGACGCCCGAGGATACGGAAAAACTCGACCTGCTGCGCGAACTGGCCGAGATGCGGCTCGATTTCGACCAGATCGACCAGCTGGTGGCGTCGTCCCGCTGA
- a CDS encoding ATP-binding cassette domain-containing protein, whose protein sequence is MILVSLRQISHAYGQAPLLDQAGLQIAKGDRIGLLGRNGAGKSTLLGLIQGRIRPDAGDIDRRQGIVITELPQDVPEARDATVFATVARGAGATGERLIRYQQLEGTPGHEQELIELQQAIEAEQGWEKLQRIEQFIERLGLIPGRKLAELSGGQRRRALLARALAGDPDILLLDEPTNHLDIATIAWLEDHLLASGLTLVFVTHDRAFLRRVANRIVELDRGRLYDYPGDYANYLRRREERLHAEDEEWRRFDRKLSEEEIWIRKGIKARRTRNEGRVRALEEMRRQRRQRRQRTGQVRLQLQEAGQSGKLVIEAENLTFGYGNRPLIDGFSTTILRGDRVGFIGPNGAGKTTLLKLLLGKIQPQAGSVRHGTRLNVVYFDQQRDQLDPDLTVQQNLCGNQDTVLVGDRPRHVYGYLKDFLFTPDRARTPVRYLSGGERCRLLLARLFTRPANLLVLDEPTNDLDLETLDLLEELLAAYQGTLFLVSHDREFLDRTVTSCIVFEGEGRVVEYVGGYSDWLRQRPVVEEPEKRKEPKKRPKKERPRRLSFREKKELEELPARIEQLEAEQAGLHEKLADPDFYRSAGPEVGTCQQRLKELEEELEKAYERWQELEAIGG, encoded by the coding sequence ATGATTCTGGTTTCGCTGCGACAGATCAGCCACGCCTACGGCCAGGCGCCCCTGCTCGACCAAGCCGGGCTGCAGATCGCCAAGGGCGACCGCATCGGCCTTCTCGGCCGCAACGGCGCCGGCAAATCGACCCTGCTCGGCCTGATTCAGGGACGGATCCGCCCCGACGCCGGCGACATCGACCGGAGGCAGGGGATCGTCATCACCGAACTGCCGCAGGATGTGCCCGAAGCCCGAGACGCCACCGTTTTCGCCACCGTCGCCCGCGGCGCCGGAGCCACGGGAGAGCGGCTGATCCGCTACCAGCAGCTGGAAGGCACGCCGGGGCACGAACAGGAGCTGATCGAGCTGCAGCAGGCGATCGAGGCGGAGCAGGGCTGGGAAAAGCTGCAGCGCATCGAACAGTTCATCGAACGCCTCGGCCTGATCCCCGGACGCAAACTGGCCGAACTCTCCGGCGGCCAGCGCCGGCGGGCGCTGCTGGCCAGAGCCCTGGCCGGCGATCCGGACATTCTGCTGCTCGACGAGCCGACCAACCACCTCGACATCGCCACCATCGCCTGGCTGGAAGACCATCTGCTCGCCTCCGGCCTCACCCTGGTCTTCGTCACCCACGACCGCGCCTTTCTGCGCCGGGTCGCCAACCGCATCGTCGAACTCGACCGCGGCCGGCTGTACGACTATCCCGGCGACTACGCCAACTACCTGCGCCGCCGCGAAGAACGCCTGCACGCCGAGGACGAAGAATGGCGGCGGTTCGACCGCAAGCTGAGCGAGGAAGAGATCTGGATCCGCAAGGGGATCAAGGCCCGCCGTACCCGCAACGAGGGCCGGGTACGGGCGCTGGAAGAGATGCGGCGGCAGCGGCGGCAGCGGCGGCAGCGCACGGGACAGGTCCGGCTGCAGCTGCAAGAAGCCGGGCAAAGCGGCAAGCTGGTCATCGAGGCCGAAAACCTGACCTTCGGCTACGGCAACCGGCCTCTGATCGACGGTTTTTCCACCACCATCCTGCGCGGCGACCGCGTCGGATTCATCGGCCCCAACGGCGCCGGCAAGACCACCCTGCTGAAGCTGCTGCTCGGCAAGATCCAGCCGCAGGCCGGAAGCGTCCGCCACGGCACCCGGCTGAACGTGGTCTATTTCGACCAGCAGCGCGATCAGCTCGATCCCGACCTGACCGTGCAACAGAACCTCTGCGGTAACCAGGACACGGTGCTGGTCGGCGACCGGCCGCGGCACGTCTACGGCTACCTGAAGGATTTTCTCTTCACGCCCGACCGCGCCCGCACCCCGGTCCGCTACCTGTCGGGAGGCGAACGCTGCCGGCTGCTGCTCGCCCGCCTCTTCACCCGGCCGGCCAACCTGCTGGTGCTCGACGAACCGACCAACGACCTCGATCTGGAAACCCTCGATCTGCTGGAAGAACTGCTGGCCGCCTACCAGGGCACACTCTTTCTGGTCAGCCACGACCGCGAATTTCTCGACCGTACCGTGACCAGCTGCATCGTCTTCGAGGGGGAAGGACGCGTCGTCGAGTACGTCGGCGGCTACAGCGACTGGCTGCGGCAGCGGCCGGTGGTGGAAGAACCGGAGAAAAGGAAAGAGCCGAAGAAACGGCCGAAAAAGGAGCGCCCCCGCCGGCTCAGCTTCCGGGAGAAAAAGGAGCTCGAAGAGCTGCCGGCACGCATCGAACAGCTCGAAGCCGAACAGGCCGGACTGCACGAAAAACTCGCCGACCCCGATTTCTATCGCAGCGCCGGTCCCGAGGTCGGCACCTGCCAGCAGCGACTGAAAGAGCTGGAAGAAGAGCTGGAAAAGGCCTACGAACGCTGGCAGGAGCTGGAGGCGATCGGCGGCTGA
- the rdgC gene encoding recombination-associated protein RdgC, with product MGILANTVSLCQFRVVGEKPSGDLFDWAGERLAANRFQSIDRGSEELSVGWVQLDDPQQAGFERPNSYRRDHWLCFSLRRDQRKVPARLLKEHYERAEAEFLQNNPGLKRVPKQKKEELREAVKASLLARTLPTPAVYDAVWDTESGLVSFTSLGSKQIELFCDLFKQTFEGLRLVAFHPYARAGAVIPDQLRPALETANRAETDTVSDLMEKNAWLGEDFLLWLLDQTLHASGEFAVSRPGPAVEGEGFVAYLNDRLVISGASESGVQKLVLSGPQDRFSEACTALLAGKTLQEAVIYLEKGEDVWKLSLKAPAFHFAGLRAPGVQLEKDDLTDPDLEREALFFERMHLLQSGLQLFDSLLAHFLEQRLAPEWPESQKAIMQRLQQANEPASRQPH from the coding sequence ATGGGCATTCTCGCCAATACCGTCAGTCTCTGCCAGTTTCGCGTCGTCGGCGAAAAGCCGTCCGGCGACCTGTTCGACTGGGCCGGCGAACGGCTGGCCGCCAACCGCTTTCAGTCGATCGACCGGGGAAGCGAAGAGCTCTCCGTCGGCTGGGTGCAGCTGGACGACCCGCAGCAGGCCGGTTTTGAACGTCCGAACAGCTATCGCCGCGACCACTGGCTCTGCTTTTCGCTGCGCCGCGACCAGCGCAAGGTTCCCGCCCGCCTGCTCAAGGAACACTACGAGCGGGCCGAAGCCGAATTCCTGCAGAACAATCCGGGCCTGAAGCGGGTGCCGAAGCAGAAAAAAGAAGAACTGCGCGAGGCGGTGAAGGCCTCCCTGCTCGCCCGCACCCTGCCGACACCGGCGGTCTACGATGCCGTCTGGGACACCGAAAGCGGACTGGTCAGCTTCACCAGCCTGGGAAGCAAACAGATCGAACTCTTCTGCGACCTGTTCAAGCAAACCTTCGAAGGGCTGCGACTGGTCGCCTTTCATCCCTACGCCCGCGCCGGCGCCGTGATTCCCGACCAACTTCGGCCGGCCCTGGAGACGGCCAACCGGGCGGAAACCGATACCGTCTCCGACCTGATGGAAAAGAACGCCTGGCTGGGCGAGGATTTTCTGCTCTGGCTGCTCGACCAGACCCTGCACGCCAGCGGCGAGTTCGCCGTCAGCCGGCCCGGCCCGGCGGTCGAAGGAGAAGGGTTCGTCGCCTACCTCAACGACCGGCTTGTGATCAGCGGCGCCTCGGAAAGCGGCGTGCAGAAGCTGGTTCTTTCCGGACCGCAGGACCGGTTCAGCGAAGCCTGTACCGCCCTGCTGGCGGGAAAGACCCTGCAGGAGGCGGTCATCTACCTGGAGAAAGGCGAAGACGTCTGGAAGCTCAGCCTCAAGGCGCCCGCCTTCCATTTCGCCGGTCTGCGCGCTCCAGGGGTGCAGCTGGAAAAGGACGACCTGACCGACCCCGACCTCGAGCGCGAGGCCCTCTTCTTTGAGCGCATGCACCTGCTGCAGAGCGGCCTGCAGCTCTTTGACAGCCTGCTGGCGCATTTTCTCGAGCAGCGCCTCGCCCCCGAATGGCCGGAGAGCCAGAAGGCGATCATGCAGCGGCTGCAGCAGGCGAACGAGCCGGCATCGCGCCAACCGCACTAG
- a CDS encoding MFS transporter, giving the protein MSRRTPRFSAHYGWTIVLAGYLTLFACLGLARFAYGMLLPGMRADLGFGYDRMGLISTGNFVGYLVSVALVPRLLHQFRPRITITAGLALIAACMLAVGASRDFAVILCLYALVGFGSGLANIPAMVLVSHWFRRSHRGRAAGLMIAGNGSAIILTGFLVPLLNRAFGAAGWRVGWLVLGGIAALIALLAAWLLRNTPSELGLEPVGRPEPAGAGRPAAEKAGGGLLLLKLGGLYLVFGATYMVYGTFIVSSMVEEYGLSETKAGFFWSWVGLLSIFSGILFGVLSDRIGRRAGLAAVFLVQSCAYLLAGSGLGTPALFLSVLLYGLAAFAIPTIMAAAVGDYFGLQRAAKVFSLVTFFFAAGQTVGPGSAGVLADHLGSFAPAYLASAGLTGLAMVLCRLLPAARKTVG; this is encoded by the coding sequence ATGTCACGCCGAACACCGCGTTTTTCAGCCCATTACGGCTGGACCATCGTTCTGGCCGGCTATCTCACGCTTTTCGCCTGTCTCGGTCTGGCCCGTTTCGCCTACGGCATGCTGCTGCCGGGCATGCGGGCCGATCTCGGTTTCGGCTATGACCGCATGGGGTTGATCAGTACCGGCAATTTTGTCGGTTACCTGGTGTCCGTCGCCCTGGTCCCCAGGCTTCTGCATCAGTTCCGTCCCCGGATCACCATTACCGCCGGCCTGGCGCTCATCGCCGCCTGCATGCTGGCCGTGGGCGCGAGTCGTGATTTCGCGGTGATTCTCTGCCTTTACGCCCTGGTCGGATTCGGCAGCGGACTGGCCAACATTCCGGCCATGGTGCTGGTTTCGCACTGGTTCCGCCGATCACACCGTGGTCGCGCGGCCGGGCTGATGATCGCCGGCAACGGTTCGGCCATCATCCTGACCGGGTTTCTGGTTCCTCTGCTCAACCGGGCCTTCGGCGCCGCCGGATGGCGGGTGGGGTGGCTGGTTCTCGGCGGGATCGCCGCCCTGATCGCGCTACTGGCCGCCTGGCTGTTGCGCAACACACCGTCAGAACTGGGACTGGAGCCGGTAGGGCGCCCCGAGCCCGCTGGTGCGGGCCGACCGGCGGCTGAAAAGGCCGGCGGTGGCCTGCTGCTGCTGAAGCTGGGAGGGCTCTACCTGGTCTTCGGTGCCACCTACATGGTCTACGGCACCTTCATCGTCAGCAGTATGGTGGAGGAATACGGACTGAGCGAAACGAAGGCGGGATTTTTCTGGTCGTGGGTCGGGCTGCTCAGCATCTTTTCCGGCATTCTGTTCGGCGTTCTTTCCGACCGGATCGGCCGGCGGGCAGGACTGGCGGCGGTCTTTCTCGTCCAGAGCTGCGCCTACCTGCTGGCAGGCAGCGGTCTCGGCACGCCGGCGCTCTTTCTTTCCGTTCTGCTCTATGGTCTGGCGGCCTTTGCCATTCCGACCATCATGGCGGCGGCGGTGGGGGACTATTTCGGACTGCAGCGGGCGGCGAAGGTCTTTTCGCTGGTGACCTTCTTCTTTGCCGCCGGGCAGACGGTCGGTCCCGGCAGCGCAGGCGTCCTGGCCGACCATCTGGGATCTTTTGCGCCGGCCTACCTCGCTTCGGCCGGTCTGACCGGGCTGGCGATGGTTCTCTGCCGGCTTTTGCCGGCGGCCAGGAAGACAGTCGGCTGA
- the djlA gene encoding co-chaperone DjlA encodes MGWLGTIIGSGIGAVVAGPFGAIIGAAIGASMSNRNQTPQIEDSQRGDYDQARQQMLFFTAAFSMVGKLAKADGRVCEDEIAAIRRVANEVMGLDDATRRFAIEVMNQSKHSPQSFGDYARQFGELFWQQPEMCRFMMQFLFEVAMADGRLHPEEERMLLEAKAAFRLSDAVYQSLYQRHVGHQAVSELGLAAHYEVLGVSPDISDSELKKIYRQKVAEYHPDRIAGKGLPSEFIKFANDRLAEINTAYEAIRKARGI; translated from the coding sequence ATGGGCTGGCTGGGAACCATCATCGGCAGCGGCATCGGCGCCGTAGTCGCCGGGCCGTTCGGCGCCATCATCGGTGCCGCCATCGGCGCTTCCATGAGCAACAGAAACCAGACGCCGCAGATTGAAGACAGTCAGCGCGGCGACTACGATCAAGCCCGGCAGCAGATGCTATTCTTCACCGCCGCCTTCTCCATGGTCGGCAAGCTGGCCAAGGCCGACGGCCGGGTCTGCGAAGACGAGATCGCCGCCATCCGCCGGGTAGCCAACGAGGTGATGGGACTGGACGACGCCACTCGCCGCTTCGCCATCGAGGTGATGAACCAGAGCAAGCACAGCCCGCAAAGCTTCGGCGACTATGCCCGCCAGTTCGGCGAGCTCTTCTGGCAGCAGCCGGAGATGTGCCGGTTCATGATGCAGTTTCTGTTTGAGGTCGCCATGGCCGACGGCCGGCTGCACCCGGAAGAGGAGCGCATGCTGCTCGAGGCCAAGGCCGCCTTCCGACTGTCCGACGCCGTCTACCAATCCCTTTACCAGCGCCATGTCGGCCACCAGGCGGTCAGTGAACTCGGACTGGCCGCCCACTACGAAGTGCTGGGCGTCTCCCCCGACATCAGCGACAGCGAACTGAAAAAGATCTACCGGCAGAAGGTCGCCGAATACCATCCCGACCGCATCGCCGGCAAGGGATTGCCGTCGGAATTCATCAAGTTCGCCAACGACCGGCTGGCCGAGATCAACACCGCCTACGAGGCCATCCGCAAGGCGCGGGGGATCTGA
- the asd gene encoding aspartate-semialdehyde dehydrogenase, producing MNVGFIGWRGMVGSVLMQRMQEENDFAGINPVFFSTSQVGQEAPFDAGKLLDAKDVDELKKLDVIVTCQGGDYTKEIHPRLRAAGWNGYWIDAASALRMEENAVIILDPVNRDVIDAALSAGQKDFIGGNCTVSLMLMALGGLFRAGLVEWLTSMTYQAASGAGAPNMRELLAQMGHLHASVADELKDPASAILEIDRKVTAELQGDAIPTDHFGFPLAGSLLPWIDREVEDGQSREEWKGYAETNKILRSETPIPIDGICVRVGAMRCHSQALTIKLTRDVPIADIEDLLANDNEWAELVPNTREATLSRLTPAAVSGTLKTPVGRVRKMKMGPRYLSAFTCGDQLLWGAAEPLRRMVRILVEK from the coding sequence ATGAACGTCGGATTTATCGGTTGGCGCGGCATGGTCGGATCGGTGCTCATGCAGCGCATGCAGGAAGAAAACGATTTCGCCGGAATCAATCCGGTCTTCTTCTCCACCTCCCAGGTCGGCCAGGAAGCTCCCTTCGATGCCGGCAAGCTGCTCGACGCGAAAGATGTCGACGAGCTGAAAAAACTCGACGTCATCGTCACCTGCCAGGGCGGCGACTACACCAAGGAAATCCACCCGCGATTGCGCGCTGCCGGCTGGAACGGCTACTGGATCGACGCCGCCAGCGCCCTGCGCATGGAAGAAAACGCCGTCATCATTCTCGACCCGGTCAACCGGGATGTCATAGACGCCGCCCTTTCCGCCGGGCAGAAGGATTTCATCGGCGGCAACTGCACCGTCAGCCTGATGCTGATGGCCCTGGGCGGCCTGTTCCGCGCCGGGCTGGTCGAATGGCTCACTTCCATGACCTACCAGGCCGCCTCCGGCGCCGGGGCGCCGAACATGCGCGAACTGCTGGCGCAGATGGGTCACCTGCACGCCAGCGTCGCCGACGAGCTGAAAGACCCGGCCTCGGCCATTCTGGAGATCGACCGCAAGGTGACCGCCGAACTGCAGGGAGACGCCATCCCGACCGACCATTTCGGCTTTCCCCTGGCCGGCAGCCTGCTGCCCTGGATCGACCGTGAAGTCGAGGACGGCCAGAGCCGGGAGGAGTGGAAGGGCTACGCCGAGACCAACAAGATCCTGCGCAGCGAAACACCAATCCCCATTGACGGCATCTGCGTGCGGGTCGGCGCCATGCGCTGCCACAGCCAGGCCCTGACCATCAAGCTGACCAGGGATGTGCCGATCGCCGACATCGAAGATCTGCTCGCCAACGACAACGAATGGGCCGAACTGGTACCCAACACCAGGGAGGCGACCCTTTCGCGACTGACTCCGGCCGCCGTCTCCGGCACCCTGAAGACCCCCGTCGGCCGGGTGCGCAAGATGAAGATGGGCCCACGGTACCTTTCCGCCTTCACCTGCGGCGACCAGCTGTTGTGGGGCGCCGCCGAACCGTTGCGGCGAATGGTGAGGATTCTGGTGGAAAAATAA